The sequence AATCCAAGCTCTAGCTTCTTTATGAACAAGACAAAAGCTTTGTCAGTCAAATGGTGCTAAAGAGTTTGAATAATTTAGAAAATGATAATATAAATAGATAGTACCTGAGGAGGGTAGGGGGATATATAGTCTTTTGGTAAGTCTCCTTCTTGCTGCTTCATCAAGCTCTTGGGGACGATTTGTTGCCCctatataattaatattataacagtaccaaaaaataaataatataacatGACAACACAAGCTATATTTAGAAGCTTACTGCCATAAAGTTGAACATGTCCAAATTATTCTTGTCCTTAAAAGCTCAATTTACTTGCATTACAATTACAGCAGTAAATAAACAAACTCGGGATTATGACTGATATCTGAAAAAGGCGTAACAAGATAGTACTAAAATGAAGTGTTAGGTCCAacttccttttattttttcttgtgaACATGATCTTCCATTGCATTCCATAAATTCAAAAACCAACCCTCATATAATTCCCTAGATATTTGTGTAATGATAGACGTGATCTTCCATTCTAGGAAGAAACTAGTTTATTCAGGTATATCCTATAGGTACCATCCCTAATAATAGTAGAAGGAGTAAACTACTTTGATCTCccctaaaatttggcaaaattGATAGTTGCTCTTTTATTTGTCCAAGTGATACTGCCTTCCTCAAACTTCTCTTTAAAGAAAGTTAGTTTCCATATGTTCACAGAACTGTTTAGTGTTATATTTCACAAAATACAAAGATACCAAGTGTATTATCAACTAATTCTCAGGGGGAAGATAAATATTTGTTATAGAAAAGTAGAGAGGAGTTGAGTTGAAATTTCCCCCCAAATCTGAAATAAAATGATTGTAATTAGTCCTAATAAAGAAAATCACCTTGCAGATTAAGCAGAGGAACCACTAAACAGGAAGCATGCAAAACTAGCCAGGTGTTACTTATTTTGAATACACAAACAAAATTATTCATAGATTAGGAATTATGACAATGACCACATTAGCCATATGTATGGTGCTTCATAACCCTTTATCTGGGTAATAATGCTTATGAGTTATGATGCTGGTGCACATTTCAACTTGCAAATATTAAATTAGCTTGTTCTTCGGTTCTATCCCCACAGAACTATATTTGAGCCATACCCATGCCATGCATAGATTATACATATTGAGCTAAAATGGGAATACTACCAAAGGAAAATGACAAAAAGGAATCTGAGCCCACTCTTAATAATTACCTATAAGTAGAATCTGTTCGCTGCCACTATCAAAGCCTTCCATTTCTATGAGAAATTGTGTCTTAAGCCTTCTACTTGATTCATGCTCACCATCTGACTTGCGCTGTGACAatacatatacaataaaataaataaacaatgcAGCATATAGTGTGACAAGGCATACACAATAAAAGAATACGGGGAAAAATAATGCAGCATATAGTACAACTAAAAATATTATAAGCAAATTGTAAAAGTTTCAGGCGTTGTGCAGAAATAAAGTACAACTTtcctagtttattttatttttcactgCGATCCATAGGATTCCTGTCATGAACATCCATACATATTAGAATGCTACagttcaaatttttaaaaatactaaaatgACTTTGGTCATAAACTTCCATATAGCATCAAAATGTTTGGATTTAGTGGAAAAATCTTATAGGTTACCTGAGAGAGGAGTGAATCTATCTCATCAACAAAAATTACTGCTGGCTGACGACAACTGGCAACTCCAAAAAGGGCTCTTACTAGCTTTTCGCCTTCACCAATCTATGATCATCAGTAGATATAACATGTATTCGAAATAGGCTCGTTAGGATATGAAGACTGTTAAAAATACAGTTAATGAGTGAAATAagaagaaagacattgtaaaacATTCTGGGGTTCAAGTTCAACAATCTAACTATGACTGCAGGAAAGTAGTTAAGATTGTGTTCCAAAATAAGGGAAAAAAAAGCATAAGATATTTAAGTTTTACGAGAAAAATATTAGCTAACCTTCTAAAGCATATAAACAGCTAAAACTCAGAAGAATTTCTAACTTACCCACTTGCTTGTCAATGAACTTGCAGATATGTAAAAGAAGGTTGCCTTTGCCTCCCCTGCTATTGCTTTGCCTATCATCGTTTTACCAGTTCCCTTGTATGCAAAGTAGTACATAAATTAAACAGTAACCAGAGTAATTTTAATCACATCATTAGGAAGAGAACGTTGCATTTACCGGAGGACCAAATAAGAGCAAACCTCTACCAGGTGACCGGCATCCCTTAAATATGTCTGGACGTAGCAGAGGCCATATAACCATTTCAGTTACACATTTCTTGGCATGCTCCAACCCAGCTGCATTATCATCAATGTATAAAGAGTATATTTAGTTTCACAGGGATGCAAATTGCAAGTTTGTGAACAAAGAGAGGAAAGATCAATAGCTAATTATATTACCAATGTCATCCCAACGGACATTAGGATCTCTATCCATAATCTCATTACTAACATGCTCGATGAGGCGAGGTTCCAAATTCCTCAATTTCTCAGGAAGCTCACCATCAGGCCCACACAGCATTTCCAAACTAGAAGCAAATTATGAAACACATTAAAAATTTAATGCATATATCTTGCCTACAACTTTAGATTAAAAAAAAGGGAATGGTGATAAAGGATAAACACTACATGTTTAGAATGTCAATATCGAGGCCTACAAAATAGCGTGCCAAGTTAAGGGTTGATCGCaccaaaattaaatattaagatGCAATCTACGAAGAACTTATCAAGGAACAGTTCTCTTTACACTTTGGAGTGCCTAAAGTTAATGAATTTAGGAGGATGCGATAACTGGTGAACAAAAAGCTAGTAACCTAGTACGATTCATATGATGGttgtaccactaaccatcttttGGTAGAATCATCTAAAGAATCATCTCCCTTTCCAGCAATTCGTGAAGTCACATTTCCAACATTACTCCCATTGGATTTAATGGGTGGGACAAAATTACCACGGAAGCCACGTCGTGAAATGCCATAGGATCTCCCACTATATAACCTATTGGAAGGATTATTATCGCCTTGTGGGGATACAGGTGCATTGGGTGAACCAACTGCCCCTCTCTTTTGCCTTGCTTCCATTTCCTGTCCAAATTATGTGTCTTATCAGGATTTCTAGACGCAAATGTAATGCATATCACATAAACTCAGATACGTTACAGATTaatgaaaattgaaaagagaatcGTGAATCAAAGAGTAGTTCCTTATGTTTCATCCAGAAATTAATATTACCTGCTTCTGTAGAATCATTTGCAAAAGCAGTGATCATAAATAAATCATTACTAAGAGTTGAAGGAAACGGAATTTAGCACCAAATCAGAGAGAATGCAATGAGAATTCATATGATCAatcatatgaattaaaacaatTATCGTTCATGCCCCGGATTCAAAACTTGACAGCAGAAGGACAAAGCACCGCAAGCAATAAGGCTTAATAACATTACCAATTTGGCTCTAGCAGTAACAAATCCGTTGCCAGAAACTTCAGGGTTAACATCCTCTTTGCTTGAAGGTGACCTCGAATAACCAACTTTGGGACtattattaatttccatatgcACACGTTTCTTCCCAAACGAGTTCAttctttcttcctcttcaacCTGCAAGAAAGAAGAAATAGTAGAACCCTTTGTATGGCTGTTCTGAAATTGAGGCCTCTCAACAACAACGCATTCCTCAGAACCATTATCCTTCAAATTGAAGAAGTTCTTCGTAGCATTATCATTCCTCAATGCACTCTTCCCATACGCTGACGTCAGCTTCGCTTGCACCATTTCCTTTGACGGCTTCTCGCACGATCCGTCTTGCTTCCCAATTTGTTCACCCTGCAAACAGAAAACACCATTTGTTCACAAAAAGCACAGTCAGATGAAAATAACAGTTCAAGTACTTCGTTATCAGGTCCATCACCAACTGATTCTCGTCAATTTCATTAGATTGCGCGAGAAGAGCTCGAAAGTACTTCGACTTGCGGATCTTGTCAATGTCAATTTCACCTGATGTGGCAAAAACGCGTCCCTGAGACTTCTTTGCTTGTTCAAAAGCTAGACTGAGGAAACAAAAAaagcattaaattaaaaaaaaaatacatacacAGGGAGAGAGAACTACTTTAGAAATTGAAGAGTTGGAGGCAATACCGATCGGAATCAGGAGTGAGGGAACGGCGAGCGGAGGCAAGAGTGGAGAGGGTTTGGCGGCGAATAGGGTGGATGAAGGCTTCGTCGACGTCGGAATGGGAGTGGGAGTCGAGGAAGCCGAGGAGGCGGAGGCCGAGGACATAGGCGGAGGAAAAGTCCTGGGTGGTGAGGGCGTGGTCAGCGCCGAACTGAAGGGACTGGAGGCGCTTCAGATTCTCGTCGACTTCCATTCTCCAGCATTTTTCCTTTGTTGTTTCCTCCATTTTCGCTCTCATTGACGGAGAAGAAGACGGAACAGGAAGAGGCCTTTGCTTCATAGTGTTCTCTCCCGCCATTTTTCTTTTTGTCTGTTTTGCTTTCTTCTTCTCTCAAACTCAAATGTATTAACCGCGCCTCACTCCTATTgtgcaatttatttttttatgtttttaatatatttgttttTGTCCGACTTGACTTTGGATAGCCCGTCTCTCGGGCTGACAATTCATATtctacccgcgggtacccaacccgTTCGAATATGGTAGGCTACCCAATTCGctacgggtagggtagggtacgatTCGGGTATAAGGAGACGTCTAGCTGAAAACACCAAAGCCAGAGCGAGCTTCTCTATCTTCGGGTAACAAAGCTCGGCATGTTGTAGTGATTTGCTAATGAAGTACACAGGTTGTTGAATTTTATTCCTTTCTATAACAAGAATAGAGCCAATAGCCCAATCAATAACAGATAGATAAAGATAAAGTGCTTTTCATCATGTTCAGACTTTTGTAAAATAGGAGGTTTCAAAAGAATAACTTTAAGGTTTGTAAAAGTATTTTCACATGCATCAtctcaattaaattttttttatttttcaatgattgaaAAAAGTAGAAAGATTTAAAAGTTAAACAAGGTAAAAATCTAGATAAAGTTGCAAGTCTCCCTGTAAACTGTTGAACTTCTTTGACAGTTTGAGGACTCTTCAATTCCAAGACAGCTCAATATTTGTCCGGGTTGGCTTCTATACCTCAGCGTGTAAGTAAGAAACTAATAAATTTACCTCCTTGATCACCAAAGGCACATTTTTCTGGGTTTAGTTGTATGTTGTATTTTCTTATTTCAGCGAAGATTTCAGCAAGATCGGCAACGTGTGATTGACCGATCTTAGTCTTGGTcaccatgtcatcaacatatacctCCATGTTTCGACCAATTTGCTTGGCAAATACTTTATTCATAAGTCTTTGATAGGTAGCACCTGCATtcttaagaccaaaaggcatgactTTATAACAAAAGTTACCATATTTGGTTATAAAAGCAGTTTTATCTTGGTCGGAAGAAAGCATTAAAATCTGAGTATAAccagaatatgcgtccataaaactTAAAGTACCAAACTTAGAAGCATTATCAACCAAAGTGTCAATAGGTGGTAAAGAATATGCATCATTTGGACAAGCTTTGTTCAAATCAGTAAAATCAACATACATGCGACATTTACCATTATGTTTCTTTACCATAATAACATTTTCTAACCAACTTGTAAACTTGATTTCTTGGAGGAAGCCAGCATCAATGAGTTTCTTAGTCAACTCTAAGGATGCTTGACGCTTATCCATGTCAAGGTTCTGCTTTTTCTGTGCTATAGgtcagtgataaaccactattttgcggtttattttgtattgaattgagtggattttatcaattatacatacacttattcatataatttgcatgtattatattttccttcctaattttgtgctatgattgaaaacatgcttctttggccttaaatttgctatttttaattctctcttattaccattcgatgccgtgatatgtgtgttaagtgtttttaggttttatagggcatgaatgacttagaggatgaaacagaagcatacaaaagtggaaggaacataagaaatgaagtatttcagaatctggtagcgacgcgcacgcgtggctgacgcctacgcgtgacagagtgtcacgtgctgcaatttacaGAAAACGCTGGAGGCAATTTATGGGCTACTTTGGACCCactttcaggcccgaaaatactgattagaggctgcagagtggagctggaagggggaatcaatcattca is a genomic window of Arachis ipaensis cultivar K30076 chromosome B06, Araip1.1, whole genome shotgun sequence containing:
- the LOC107605022 gene encoding fidgetin-like protein 1, with the translated sequence MAGENTMKQRPLPVPSSSPSMRAKMEETTKEKCWRMEVDENLKRLQSLQFGADHALTTQDFSSAYVLGLRLLGFLDSHSHSDVDEAFIHPIRRQTLSTLASARRSLTPDSDRLAFEQAKKSQGRVFATSGEIDIDKIRKSKYFRALLAQSNEIDENQLGEQIGKQDGSCEKPSKEMVQAKLTSAYGKSALRNDNATKNFFNLKDNGSEECVVVERPQFQNSHTKGSTISSFLQVEEEERMNSFGKKRVHMEINNSPKVGYSRSPSSKEDVNPEVSGNGFVTARAKLEMEARQKRGAVGSPNAPVSPQGDNNPSNRLYSGRSYGISRRGFRGNFVPPIKSNGSNVGNVTSRIAGKGDDSLDDSTKRCLEMLCGPDGELPEKLRNLEPRLIEHVSNEIMDRDPNVRWDDIAGLEHAKKCVTEMVIWPLLRPDIFKGCRSPGRGLLLFGPPGTGKTMIGKAIAGEAKATFFYISASSLTSKWIGEGEKLVRALFGVASCRQPAVIFVDEIDSLLSQRKSDGEHESSRRLKTQFLIEMEGFDSGSEQILLIGATNRPQELDEAARRRLTKRLYIPLPSSEARAWIIRNLLEKDGLFSLSREEIDIICNITEGYSGSDMKNLVKDASMGPLREALKQGIEISKLKKEDMRPVTLQDFENALKEVRPSVSTNELGTYDEWNNQFGSLSR